From Musa acuminata AAA Group cultivar baxijiao chromosome BXJ3-8, Cavendish_Baxijiao_AAA, whole genome shotgun sequence, one genomic window encodes:
- the LOC135645291 gene encoding protein transport protein Sec61 subunit beta-like, with translation MARGSAQSQTSTSAGGGARPTGLGPRGTPAAAAGMRRRRLGGGGAGAGAGGGGGGFAGGGAGGSNMLRFYTDDAPGIKMTPTVVLVMSLCFIGFVTALHVFGKLYRNRAGGS, from the coding sequence ATGGCGAGAGGGAGCGCGCAGTCGCAGACGTCAACATCGGCGGGGGGCGGAGCGCGGCCGACCGGGCTGGGACCGCGGGGGACGCCGGCTGCTGCGGCGGGGATGAGGCGCCGGCGGCTGGGCGGGGGCGGGGCCGGGGCCGGGGCCGGGGGCGGGGGCGGCGGCTTCGCTGGTGGCGGCGCCGGCGGGAGCAACATGCTTCGGTTCTACACCGACGACGCGCCCGGGATTAAGATGACGCCCACGGTGGTGCTCGTGATGAGCCTCTGCTTCATCGGCTTCGTCACCGCCCTCCACGTCTTCGGGAAGCTCTACCGCAACCGAGCCGGCGGTTCTTGA